Proteins found in one Lates calcarifer isolate ASB-BC8 linkage group LG8, TLL_Latcal_v3, whole genome shotgun sequence genomic segment:
- the LOC108872585 gene encoding uncharacterized protein LOC108872585 yields MEARWWSCVLGLLCMPAEVLLHTWTVSQNPRSISVKRVNSSVDITCSTSLSNPMGLYLKRRFQGEDVVFLSLDKGQVTKDTTDPKFTGRIQVTPEEVGAGQGFTLQLSLLGPDDTDLYYCTWTHFKLQTSTREAQSSNGTIIVVREMDLQQTQCESHIVDLILIFLCVTAFTFMLLLFIGVLIFRCRRFKKRFRPARVVTASGPNSPQHICPQHGIQHRPYMITSLQTTDFRGIL; encoded by the exons ATGGAAGCCCGTTGGTGGAGCTGTGTGTTGGGATTACTCTGCATGCCTGCTGAGGTTTTACTGcacacctggacag TTTCTCAAAACCCCCGGTCTATCTCCGTCAAGAGAGTGAACTCATCTGTTGACATCACATGCTCCACATCCTTGTCGAACCCGATGGGGCTGTACCTGAAGAGGCGTTTCCAAGGCGAAGACGTCGTGTTCCTCTCCTTGGACAAAGGACAAGTCACCAAGGATACTACCGATCCAAAGTTCACAGGTCGAATTCAGGTGACTCCGGAGGAGGTCGGGGCGGGACAGGGGTTCACCCTGCAGCTGTCTCTGCTGGGGCCGGACGACACAGACTTGTATTACTGCACCTGGACTCACTTCAAATTACAGACGTCGACTCGAGAAGCTCAGTCCAGTAATGGCACCATTATCGTTGTGAGAG AGATGGAtctccagcagacacagtgcGAGAGCCACATTGTTGACCTCATCTTGATCTTCCTCTGTGTGACAGCATTCACGTTCATGCTGCTCCTCTTCATTGGAGTTCTGATTTTTCGATGCAGACGA tttaaGAAGCGCTTCAGGCCTGCCAGAGTTGTAACAGCCTCCGGACCAAACAGCCCACAGCACATCTGCCCTCAGCACGGGATTCAGCATCGTCCCTACATGATCACATCTTTACAAACCACAGACTTCAGGGGCATTCTGTAA
- the fdxr gene encoding NADPH:adrenodoxin oxidoreductase, mitochondrial: protein MSGHKFLFSGLRWWISGRSRWMSKLHDGLREQRIASLHSCSPKVCIVGGGPAGFYTAQHLIKARQDVEVDIYERLPVPFGLVRFGVAPDHPEVKNVINTFTQTAKHTRCSFYGNVNVGKDVSVEELQRAYHAVVLSYGAEGNRSIGVPGEELTGVYSAKDFVGWYNGLPSCRELSPDLSCETAVILGQGNVALDVARVLLSPLDILKKTDITQPALEALTGSQVRRVLIVGRRGPMQVACTIKELREMVNLPDTRPEMVVSDFEGVTEALKDLPRPRKRLTELLLKTALETPGEKEQERRNKASRTWGFRFFRSPVEVLADPERSRTAGVRLAVNKLEGSGERARAVLTGEVEDVTCGLVISSIGYKSLPIDPSVPFDSSKAIVPNTMGRVQQASGLYCSGWLKTGPTGVIATTMNNSFDTARSLLEDMDSGTVDVSAAKSGSHIISSLLEERGVKPVTFSDWEKIDNVEMRRGEAIGKPREKLLTVEEMLRVARTVTEDKKQFLGKQSSCCQRGPR from the exons ATGAGCGGCCATAAATTCCTGTTCTCCGGGTTGAGGTGGTGGATTTCAGGAAGAAGTAGATGGATGAGTAAACTTCATGATG GCCTGAGAGAACAGAGGATCGCTTCTCTTCACTCGTGCAGCCCAAAAGTGTGTATTGTTGGAGGCGGTCCGGCAGGTTTCTACACGGCACAACACCTGATCAag GCGCGTCAGGATGTCGAGGTGGACATTTATGAGCGGCTGCCCGTCCCCTTCGGCCTGGTCAGGTTCGGGGTGGCCCCTGATCATCCTGAAGTCAAG AACGTCATCAACActttcacacagacagccaAACATACACGCTGCAGTTTCTATGGTAATGTGAATGTGGGGAAGGATGTGAGCGTTGAGGAGCTGCAGCGAGCCTACCATGCAGTCGTACTG AGTTACGGggcagagggaaacaggagTATTGGAGTGCCAGGAGAAGAACTGACCGGCGTGTACTCTGCCAAAGACTTTGTGGGCTGGTACAACGGGCTGCCAAGCTGTCGAGAG TTGAGTCCAGACCTGAGTTGTGAAACAGCGGTTATCCTGGGACAAGGCAACGTGGCCTTGGATGTTGCAAGAGTCCTGCTGTCTCCCCTTGACATTTTAAAG AAGACTGACATCACCCAGCCGGCTCTGGAGGCTCTGACAGGGAGCCAGGTCCGCAGGGTGCTGATCGTGGGCAGGAGAGGACCCATGCAGGTCGCTTGCACAATCAAG GAGCTCAGAGAAATGGTGAACCTGCCGGACACCAGACCTGAGATGGTGGTGTCTGATTTTGAAGGCGTCACAGAGGCTCTTAAAG ATTTGCCGAGGCCCAGGAAGCGTCTGACGGAGCTGTTGTTGAAGACAGCCCTGGAGACCCCaggagagaaggagcaggagagacGAAACAAGGCCTCCCGCACGTGGGGATTTCGATTCTTCCGGAGCCCAGTCGAAGTCCTGGCTGACCCCGAGCGCAGCAGAACAGCTGGCGTCCGACTGGCGGTCAACAAGCTGGAG GGCTCAGGTGAGCGAGCTCGTGCGGTGCTCACAGGTGAGGTGGAGGACGTGACCTGCGGCCTGGTCATCAGCAGCATCGGCTACAAGAGCCTCCCCATCGATCCATCAGTGCCGTTTGACTCCAGCAAAGCCATCGTCCCCAACACCATGGGCCGCGTTCAACAAGCGTCAG gTTTATATTGCAGTGGGTGGCTGAAAACTGGGCCCACTGGAGTAATAGCCACCACTATGAATAACAGTTTTGACACTGCACGGTCGCTGCTGGAGGACATGGACTCGGGAACAGTGGATGTGTCTGCTGCCAAGTCTGGTTCCCATATCATCAGCAGTCTGCTGGAAGAGAGAG GAGTGAAACCAGTGACTTTCTCTGACTGGGAGAAGATCGACAACGTGGAGATGAGGAGGGGTGAAGCCATAGGAAAACCCCGGGAAAAACTACTGACTGTGGAGGAAATGCTCCGGGTGGCTCGAACAGTGACTGAAGACAAGAAGCAGTTTTTAGGTAAacaaagcagctgctgtcaaCGGGGACCTCGATGA
- the LOC127142710 gene encoding serine-rich adhesin for platelets produces the protein MQSFLWVTEAMEAVWALLICALTSWFTKGSCLPVGGPEERRDDGLHGRMSDMFPNDLAIKKALGLFQSVESMLLQRAKEVQLETNEVEAEVSVGHLKSTRPVSRLKDLKNDNVTASDNVTTSDNVTASDNVTTSDNVTTSDNVTASDNVTTSDNVTTSDNVTTSDNVTASDNVTTSDNVTTSDNVTTSDNVTASDNVTTSDNVTTSDNVATGFRADNLSVNDRRAESRKVAQSGAAPAAGRDIIDLGPLELKPHQDLTRSH, from the exons ATGCAGTCTTTTCTCTGGGTGACTGAAGCAATGGAAGCTGTTTGGGCCTTGCTTATTTGTGCGCTGACCTCCTGGTTTACCAAAG GCTCGTGTTTGCCAGTTGGTGGTCCAGAGGAAAGGCGTGATGATGGACTGCACGGCAGAATGAGCG ACATGTTTCCCAATGATCTTGCCATTAAGAAGGCCCTTGGACTCTTCCAGTCAGTGGAGTCCATGTTGCTGCAACGTGCTAAAGaag taCAACTGGAAACCAATGAAGTGGAGGCGGAGGTATCAGTTGGCCACCTGAAATCTACACGACCTGTTAGCAGACTAAAGGACCTCAAAAACGACAACGTGACGGCCAGTGACAA TGTGACAACCAGCGACAATGTTACGGCCAGCGACAACGTGACAACCAGCGACAATGTGACAACCAGCGACAATGTAACGGCCAGCGACAATGTGACAACCA GCGACAATGTGACAACCAGCGACAACGTGACAACCAGCGACAACGTTACGGCCAGCGACAACGTGACAACCAGCGACAA CGTGACAACCAGCGACAATGTGACAACCAGCGACAATGTTACGGCCAGTGACAATGTGACAACCAGCGACAACGTGACAACCAGCGACAACGTGGCGACTGGGTTCAGGGCTGACAACCTGTCAGTTAATGACAGGCGTGCAGAGAGCAGGAAAGTTGCTCAAAGTGGAGCAGCGCCTGCAGCTGGAAGAGACATTATTGATCTTGGACCTTTAGAGCTCAAACCACATCAGGATCTAACACGGTCGCACTGA
- the mrpl38 gene encoding 39S ribosomal protein L38, mitochondrial — MALRTACTSALRAGTDLGVNNARTFVTTAFLCRRRPPLGPMPNEHINVRNQEKVDKYLSYTLYLKQAEEAKNKPAWWKTYRGYVEQDDPDHGAEQVDIGFPYCRPSRTKEVRERSQVIKENKKNVELEKAMRLRTFKIPLDRVEETWEKSSRPFHVKRLAEHYGVFRDLFPRAYFLPQVHLRICYSQDSGGQVHCGNRLTPTEASSAPQVSFDAEEGSLWTLLLTCPDEHLLDNEAEYIHWLVGNIPGGAVQSGEELCHYLPPFPARGTGFHRYIYVLFKQEGPVNFQEDVRPSPCHSLADRTFKMVDFYRKHQDNMTPAGLAFFQCQWDESVTNTFHNTLNMREPVFEFIRPPVYHPPQVKFPHRQPLRYLDRYRDGKEHTYGIY, encoded by the exons ATGGCGCTGCGCACCGCCTGTACCTCTGCGTTACGGGCTGGGACGGATTTAGGGGTCAATAATGCGAGGACGTTTGTCACAACAG CATTCCTCTGCAGACGCAGACCTCCACTGGGTCCGATGCCAAATGAGCACATTAATGTTAGAAACCAGGAGAAAGTAGACAAGTATCTCAGCTACACCCTTTACCTCAAACAAGCTGAGGAGGCCAAGAACAAACCCGCCTGGTGGAAGACTTACAGGGGCTATGTGGAGCAAGACGATCCTGATCACG GTGCAGAACAAGTGGACATTGGATTTCCGTACTGTCGACCCAGCAGGACCAAAGAAGTGAGGGAGAGAAGTCAGGTGATCAAGGAAAACAAGAAGAATGTTGAGCTGGAGAAGGCCATGCGTCTACGCACCT TTAAGATCCCTCTGGATCGAGTGGAGGAAACCTGGGAGAAGAGCAGTCGTCCGTTTCATGTGAAGAGACTGGCAGAGCACTACGGAGTGTTCAGAGATCTCTTCCCCAGGGCCTATTTTCTACCTCAGGTGCACCTCCGTATCTGCTACAGCCAGGACAGCGGTGGTCAAGTGCATTGTGGGAATCGTCTGACACCAACTGAA GCGTCATCTGCCCCTCAGGTTAGCTTCGATGCAGAGGAGGGCTCCCTGTGGACCCTTCTGCTTACCTGTCCAG ATGAGCATCTTCTGGATAATGAGGCAGAATACATCCACTGGCTGGT GGGGAACATACCAGGAGGAGCAGTGCAGTCTGGGGAGGAGCTGTGTCACTACCTGCCCCCCTTCCCTGCCAGAGGAACAGGCTTCCACCGCTACATCTACGTCCTCTTCAAACAGGAGGGGCCCGTCAACTTCCAGGAGGATGTCCGGCCGTCGCCATG ccaTTCTCTGGCGGATCGCACGTTTAAGATGGTGGATTTCTACAGAAAACACCAGGACAACATGACGCCTGCCGGCCTGGCCTTCTTCCAGTGCCAGTGGGACGAATCTGTCACCAACACCTTCCACAACACACTCA ACATGAGGGAGCCGGTGTTTGAGTTCATCCGGCCTCCAGTGTACCACCCTCCACAGGTCAAATTCCCTCATCGACAGCCCCTGCGCTACCTGGACAGGTACAGGGATGGAAAGGAGCACACCTATGGAATATACTGA
- the trim65 gene encoding tripartite motif-containing protein 65, with protein sequence MSGLSSEMDSQNLNLTCAICLDRFKIPVTIPCGHTFCQKCITAHWDTKRQADFGPQCPICSEKFDTRPILKRNVSLSVLTEAANSSGPSCRESLMRGSEGPRAMLLCERHKKPLVYYCRQDKMSVCCECGISECAAHEKVLLEAERENQELLLERKSKEVGKLIEETQKSINDLAENINQAKVTLQQTSAWASVKFSTLMKILAEKQEATELFIDEQKEAAIAEAEARLAELEEHSQRLRESQEQIAALHNLSDTELIKESMLIEVPRFKEIPTDVTPNLQDRLNSVTDVLSRVSKLVSEDLEKAVNTAVGQDKDGSPQDKRPVLAVVPSPAAPCHPGGKEGLSAYRCSLTFDPRTANGHLFLSQENRRAEHLTSGPRLVPAHEARFDHTWQVLCFQGFTHGQHYWELEVSKPWAYLGVTYEAIPRKEKGKRCMVGMNELSWSLQLDEHQLSAWHNGRRETLAGHSQHSRIGMLLDYEAGTLTYYGDGQTRLHAFHCAFTQELFPACWIGEGVSITLCST encoded by the exons atGTCTGGTCTTTCCTCAGAGATGGACTCCCAGAATTTAAACCTGACCTGCGCCATATGCTTGGATCGTTTCAAGATCCCTGTGACTATCCCCTGTGGGCACACCTTCTGTCAAAAGTGCATCACCGCTCACTGGGACACCAAGAGACAGGCTGATTTTGGACCTCAGTGTCCCATCTGCAGCGAGAAGTTTGACACCAGGCCCATCCTCAAGCGTAACGTGTCCCTGTCGGTCCTGACTGAGGCGGCAAACAGCAGCGGCCCCTCCTGTAGAGAGTCGCTCATGAGGGGAAGCGAAGGGCCGAGAGCCATGCTGCTGTGTGAGCGCCATAAAAAGCCTCTGGTTTATTACTGCAGGCAGGAcaaaatgtctgtgtgctgcGAGTGTGGCATCTCCGAGTGCGCGGCACACGAGAAGGTGTTGTTGGAGGCAGAAAGGGAAAATCAAGAG ctgctgctggagaggaAGAGCAAAGAGGTGGGGAAACTCATCGAAGAAACGCAGAAAAGTATAAACGACTTGGCTGAGAATATCAATCAAGCAAAG GTGACTCTTCAGCAGACTTCAGCCTGGGCCAGTGTCAAGTTCTCCACCCTGATGAAGATCCTGGCTGAGAAGCAGGAGGCCACGGAGCTGTTCATCGACGAGCAGAAAGAGGCTGCCATCGCTGAGGCGGAGGCGCGGCTAGCTGAACTCGAGGAGCACTCCCAGAGACTCCGAGAGAGCCAGGAGCAGATCGCAGCTCTGCACAACCTCTCTGATACAGAGCTCATCAAG GAATCGATGCTCATAGAAGTTCCACGTTTTAAGGAGATCCCCACAGATGTAACTCCCAACCTTCAGGACAGACTAAACAGCGTCACAGATGTTCTGTCCCGGGTCTCCAAGCTGGTGTCTGAGGACCTGGAGAAAGCCGTGAACACGGCTGTGGGTCAGGACAAAGACG GTTCTCCTCAGGATAAGAGGCCTGTCCTGGCTGTGGTTCCCAGTCCTGCTGCTCCGTGCCACCCCGGTGGGAAGGAGGGCCTCAGCGCTT ACCGATgctctctgacctttgacccacgTACGGCCAACGGGCACCTGTTTCTGTCCCAGGAGAACCGGCGGGCGGAGCACCTGACCTCCGGGCCGCGCCTCGTCCCAGCTCACGAAGCCCGCTTCGATCACACCTGGCAGGTGCTCTGCTTTCAGGGCTTCACCCACGGACAGCACTACTGGGAGCTGGAGGTGTCCAAGCCCTGGGCCTACCTCGGG GTAACCTACGAGGCCATCCCCAGGAAGGAGAAGGGGAAGCGGTGCATGGTGGGTATGAACGAGCTGTCCTGGAGCCTGCAGCTGGACGAGCACCAGCTCAGCGCCTGGCACAACGGCCGGCGGGAGACCCTGGCCGGCCACTCCCAGCACAGTCGCATCGGCATGCTGCTGGACTACGAGGCCGGGACGCTCACCTACTACGGAGACGGGCAGACCAGGCTCCACGCCTTCCACTGTGCCTTCACCCAGGAGCTGTTCCCCGCCTGCTGGATAGGAGAGGGGGTCAGCATCACCCTCTGCTCCACATGA
- the wbp2 gene encoding WW domain-binding protein 2: MTLNQNHSECGGVIINNSESVLMNYDNVELVFCDADSLPEPFRKSKKGSVYLTPYRVIFLAKGRDALQSFMMPFYLMKGCEVKQPVLGANYIKGTVNAEPGGGWEGSATFKFVFAAGGAIEFGQHMLQVAAQASRGQPVTPGFGGCPYMANGAYAYPPPPANGMYPSGPPPGYSYPNPPPPGGFYPSPPAFDASAGYVPPPPYSAPLGQQPPHDPDLPSSAAAEAKAAEAAASASCATLPPTHVYLPQDKPPPYSPPEDKKNQ, translated from the exons TGTGTTGATGAACTATGATAACGTGGAGCTGGTTTTCTGCGATGCGGACAGCCTGCCTGAACCCTTCAGGAAGAGCAAGAAGGGCAGCGTCTACCTGACTCCGTACAGG GTGATCTTTCTGGCTAAAGGCCGGGATGCGCTGCAGTCTTTCATGATGCCTTTCTACCTGATGAAGGGCTGTGAGGTGAAGCAGCCTGTACTGGGAGCCAATTACATCAAGGGCACTGTCAACGCAGAGCCTGGAG GTGGCTGGGAGGGCAGTGCTACTTTCAAGTTTGTCTTCGCTGCTGGAGGAGCCATAGAGTTTGGCCAGCACATGCTGCAGGTTGCAGCTCAGG CGTCCAGAGGCCAGCCAGTGACTCCTGGCTTTGGTGGATGCCCCTACATGGCCAACGGAGCCTACGCTtaccctcctccccctgctaATGGGATGTACCCGTCTGGACCTCCACCTGGCTATTCCTACCccaaccctcctcctccag GTGGATTCTACCCCAGCCCTCCAGCGTTTGATGCCTCTGCGGGTTACGTACCTCCGCCTCCATATTCTGCTCCGCTGGGTCAGCAGCCACCACATGACCCCGACCTCCcctcctcagcagcag cGGAGGCCAAagcagctgaagcagcagcGAGTGCCAGCTGTGCCACGCTGCCTCCTACACATGTGTACCTGCCACAG gaCAAGCCTCCTCCATACTCCCCTCCAGAGGACAAGAAGAACCAGTAG